The Agrobacterium larrymoorei sequence GCTGAACAGGCGCTGGAAGCGGGCAAGGGTGTCTGCCAGGACCATGCCCATATCTTCATTGCCGCCTCCCGCCTGCTCGGCCATCCTGCCCGCTACGTCTCCGGCTATCTGATGATGGAAGGCGTCGAAGAACAGGTGGCAACCCACGCCTGGGGTGAAGCGCATCTTCCCGGTCTCGGCTGGGTCGGCTTCGACGCAGCCAACAAGATATGCCCGGATGAGCGCTATGTCCGCATCGCCACGGGCCTATCCTACCGCGACTGTGCGCCGGTGTCAGGCATGCGCGTCGGCGTTTCCGGCGAAAGCCTGAGCGTCTCCGTCACCGTGCACGAATCCCAGAGCCAAAGTCAGTCGCAGAGCTGAAGCATATCGCGCAAAACTGTGCAGCGGTTTTGCGATAACGACATGCGATAACAAAGACCTAAAGCGTATGAGCGAATCTGAAAGATCGCGACACGCTTTAAGGACTTGCACTGCGGGTGACCTTTCCCCGATGGAACCTCAAAGAACTCAGCTGCGGATAACGTCACCAGGTCTTAGCTGAAGGCTGTCGCTGCAATATGCGTGGCGACAGCTGCTTCAAGATTGGAGCGGTGACAGCGTCTGTAAAATTCCTGCGCCTCGGAAGAAATGTCCGAAGGAAGATCAACAAACTCGTCGAGCCGCATCCCGTCATATTCATGCAATCCCTCACTTGGCAAGGACGAGACAGGAAGGAGACCCACCGCTTTCTGAATGGTCTCAAAATAGGCGATGTTGCGGTCCAGGACGGCGGGATCACTCGTCTGACCATGCGCCAGAACAAGTTGTTTCGGCTTCAGGCTGCGGATGAGGTTCAATGAGGAACGGAGGCTGCGCAGATCTTCAGGCGCGCTGCTCCAGACTTCCGGAATGGGATGCTCGACCGCGTCCACCGCAAGGCACGTTTCAAGTTCCGGTATCCAGACGGCGAGATGGTCTGGCGTGTGTCCGGGCGTGTGCAGAAGGTGCAGACTGAGATCGCCGCCATGCAGCGTCATACTGCCGCCACTGAAGGTCAATGTGGGTGAAACGAGCTCCACTTCGTTAAAGCGGTGCTCGGTTTTTCTCTTCTGCTCCAGTGTCTGAAGAGCCGCGGGATCGCGCAAACGCTCGATGGCAGATTGATACGCGACGATCGGCGCCCCGCTGACGGCACTATTTCCCCAGAAATGGTCCCAGTCCATGTGCGAGTTCACAACGATCAGGGGTCGATCCCGCATTCGATCGGCAAGCAGATCCAATGCACGCCGACACAGGCTCGGCGTCCCCAGAGTATCGACCAGCACATTGAAA is a genomic window containing:
- a CDS encoding MBL fold metallo-hydrolase, whose protein sequence is MTSDVSLASYPGLDDRIVIIRAGDEVDAVFVGTERFNVLVDTLGTPSLCRRALDLLADRMRDRPLIVVNSHMDWDHFWGNSAVSGAPIVAYQSAIERLRDPAALQTLEQKRKTEHRFNEVELVSPTLTFSGGSMTLHGGDLSLHLLHTPGHTPDHLAVWIPELETCLAVDAVEHPIPEVWSSAPEDLRSLRSSLNLIRSLKPKQLVLAHGQTSDPAVLDRNIAYFETIQKAVGLLPVSSLPSEGLHEYDGMRLDEFVDLPSDISSEAQEFYRRCHRSNLEAAVATHIAATAFS